The sequence GCTCATAATCAATGTGAAAGAAAACATGCTAAGCGAACTTCAAATCACCCAGGTCATCACCAAGGAACTGGGCCTGCAGCCCTTCCAGGTCAGCAATACTCTGGAACTTTTCGGCGAAGGGGCCACCATCCCCTTCATCGCCCGGTACCGCAAGGAAAAGACCGGTCTGCTGGACGAGGTCCAGATCCGGGACATCCGCGACCGGTTCGATTACATCAAGGAACTGGACGAGCGCAAGGCGGCCATCCTGAAAAGCATAGAGGAGCAGGGCAAGCTGACCGACGAGCTGAAGGCCAAGATAGAGGCCTGCCTGGTGAAGCAGGAGTTGGAGGACCTTTACCTGCCATACAAACAGAAGCGGAAGACCAAGGGCATGGTGGCCAAGGAAAAAGGACTGGAGCCTTTGGCCCTGTCGCTGTGGCTGCAGGAGGGAAGTTTTGACCCGCAGGCCGAGGCCGAAAAATACCTCAACCCGGAACAGGGGATCAACAGCGCCAAGGAGGCCCTGGACGGTGCCCGGTACATCATCGCCGAGCTGATCTCCGACGACGCCGAGGTCCGCAAATATCTCCGGGAGATCACCATGGCCAAGGGGATCCTGGCCTCCCAGGTCAAGGACGAGTTCAAGGAACAGAAGACCAAGTTTAACCAGTATTACGAATTCAAGGAGCTGCTGAAGCTGATCCCCTCCCACCGCTACCTGGCCATCATGCGGGGGGAGAACGAGGAAGTGCTGAACGCCAAGGTGGACGCCCCGGCCGAGGAGATCAACCAGTATCTGCTCAACAAATTCATCAAGGACAGATCCTTCGCCCAGTTCCAGTATTTAAGCGAGGTGATAGGGTTCGCCTACCGGATCTACCTGAACACCTCCATCGAGGTGGAATTGCGCTCGGAGATCAAGGAAAAGTCCGACGCCGAGGCCATCCGGGTCTTCGCCGAGAATCTCAGGAACCTGCTGCTGGCCCCGCCGGCCGGCTCCAAGGCCATCATGGGGATAGACCCCGGCCTGCGCACCGGCTGCAAGATAGCGGTGGTGGATGAGACCGGGAAATTCATGGAATACTCCACCATCTTCCCCCACAGTTCGGCCTCCCAGAAACAGGAGGCGGCCAAGACCCTGGCGGCCCTGGCCAAAAAATACAAGATGGAGCTGGCTTCCATCGGCAACGGCACCGCCTCCCGGGAGACCGACCAGTTCGTGCGGGAGGTGATCGCGGAGCACAAGGGGATCAAGCTGCAGC is a genomic window of bacterium containing:
- a CDS encoding Tex family protein, with protein sequence MLSELQITQVITKELGLQPFQVSNTLELFGEGATIPFIARYRKEKTGLLDEVQIRDIRDRFDYIKELDERKAAILKSIEEQGKLTDELKAKIEACLVKQELEDLYLPYKQKRKTKGMVAKEKGLEPLALSLWLQEGSFDPQAEAEKYLNPEQGINSAKEALDGARYIIAELISDDAEVRKYLREITMAKGILASQVKDEFKEQKTKFNQYYEFKELLKLIPSHRYLAIMRGENEEVLNAKVDAPAEEINQYLLNKFIKDRSFAQFQYLSEVIGFAYRIYLNTSIEVELRSEIKEKSDAEAIRVFAENLRNLLLAPPAGSKAIMGIDPGLRTGCKIAVVDETGKFMEYSTIFPHSSASQKQEAAKTLAALAKKYKMELASIGNGTASRETDQFVREVIAEHKGIKLQPVVVSESGASVYSASDLAREEFPDLDVSVRGAVSIARRLQDPLAELVKIDPKSIGVGQYQHDVNQPKLKQSLHETVESCVNFVGVDLNTASYSLLSYVSGLSEAMAKNIVKYRDEQGAFKNRKELLKVARLGPKAFEQAAGFLRIRDGADPLDNSAVHPESYVIVKQMAKDLKTKTGLLVGDPLLAGQIDPKRYVTPEVGLPTLNDILSELKKPGRDPRDKFEPANFKDGVTEIKHLKPDMVLEGVVTNVANFGAFVDIGVHQDGLVHISQLANKYVKDPKEVVKVGQRVTVRVLEIDLERKRIALSMKGNQ